The Nostoc sp. NIES-3756 DNA window TAAAAAAGCGGAGAATTTGAGAACTCATTGGCAAGATGAAAACACTGCCAAACTTTGGGATAAAGCCGCCAGACAGATAGAGCAGATAAATATTGATGTTTAACCCAACATTAAGCTCCACGTACTTTGCGATCGCTCTTATATTTTTATGCTTTTTTGACGCAACGGGTGTTTTTACCAGCTTCTTGACAGGTTTCAAAAGAAATCTTTTTAGCCACTATATCTTGCTTTGCTTTTAGGGCATTCTCTCTTACATCTGCTGGTACTCCTGCGCCAAACTTACCTAATGTTAATATATCTTCTCTTTCTAAACCAAGAGAATATACCTGCCCTTTGAGTTGTTTTTGCTGTGCCAATTCTGCTAAATAAGCTATTGCTATATCTAAGTTTTTAACTGCACTAGTTAACACGGCTTTTGGTGCTACATCTAACTGGTCTTTTGTATTGCCAAAAGCGTAAACTCCTTTATCACTGGCTGCTTGTAAAACTGCGGGACTTGCACTGTCTAACCATTGATAAATTACATCAGCGCCAGAAGAAATTAATGCTAAGGTAGCTTCTTTTGCCTTAGCAACATCATTCCAATCGCCTGTGAATGTAGAAACAATTTGAATATTAGGTTTAACTGATTTTGCCCCTAATTCAAAGCCTCTTAATTCTTCTTGAGTAGCAGGAAATTCTTGTCCAGCAATATAAGCTAATTTATTAGATTTAGTTACAGCAGCACCAATAATGCCGCATAAATAACTACTTTGTAAATGATCTATTCGCAAGGATGCAATATTTTCTCCCTTGGTGTTACCGTTTACACCTACAAAAAATGTATTAGGAAATTGCGGCGCGACTTGTTCTATAGCTGCATCAAATTGTCCACCGTGGGCGAAGACAAGATTATAACCCTTACGCGCAAAGTCTGTTAACGCTTCTGTTTGGTCGGCTTGGGCTACTTGTTCTACATAGGCGATTTCGGCATTTAGCTTTTGTTTAGCTAAGTTGACACCTTCGTAGCCAGATTGATTCCAAGCTTTGTCTGTGATAACTCCAGGGAGTGCGATCGCTATTTTAAACCCTCCCCCACCACTATTAGCTGTTGGTGTCGTAGTTTGATTACTACTGCAAGCCTTTAACAATAAGCTAGTAGCAAAGGTAGCAGAACCATATAAAACAAATTTACGCCGGCTAATATTTAATTGCATATTAAAAAATTAGTCATTAGTCATTAGTCATTAGTCATTAGTCCATAGTCAACAGTCCATAGTCAATAGTCCAAACTTATTTTCCTATGTTCCCCTTCAGGGAGGGTTTAAGGGTAGATTTCTCCCTCATCTCCCCCCACTCCCTCATCTCACTATTCCCTGTTCCCTGTTCCCTGTTCCCTGCTATATATATTTATCATTGCGTTATTACTTCTAGCATTGTTTCAGTATAACTGGCTACCAAAACCATTAGATTTAACCTTGTC harbors:
- a CDS encoding BMP family protein, with the protein product MQLNISRRKFVLYGSATFATSLLLKACSSNQTTTPTANSGGGGFKIAIALPGVITDKAWNQSGYEGVNLAKQKLNAEIAYVEQVAQADQTEALTDFARKGYNLVFAHGGQFDAAIEQVAPQFPNTFFVGVNGNTKGENIASLRIDHLQSSYLCGIIGAAVTKSNKLAYIAGQEFPATQEELRGFELGAKSVKPNIQIVSTFTGDWNDVAKAKEATLALISSGADVIYQWLDSASPAVLQAASDKGVYAFGNTKDQLDVAPKAVLTSAVKNLDIAIAYLAELAQQKQLKGQVYSLGLEREDILTLGKFGAGVPADVRENALKAKQDIVAKKISFETCQEAGKNTRCVKKA